The following proteins are co-located in the Styela clava chromosome 15, kaStyClav1.hap1.2, whole genome shotgun sequence genome:
- the LOC120334201 gene encoding uncharacterized protein LOC120334201 codes for MISYRHPYQAVSNAQWTPFLRFNYAGSSDLEEITTKKRKFSSNEGYTKVAIVNQKTQDRKILDSSKSSEQVEEKLNNRQKKTKTPFTIDALLGHSTESPSKKRKLELPQSIKIKDDSFDSGFASSGENDESILACPVANDSGICVNDSREKFGQIHSMTTDLPQPKVKNNRQLPHPESYSGLYIPVNDVYYLHSGLHHFVQQNWLYHNQHAISYAPIETAAFVGQGNTYSNMCSHSPKHGSQKTEKTKRTRTTFTQKQLEYLESEFNNQQYMVGIERRALAKKLRLTDAQVKVWFQNRRIRYRNEKKREPEEETNKLDILKREAIGKC; via the coding sequence atgattTCTTACCGACATCCTTACCAAGCTGTCTCGAATGCTCAATGGACGCCATTTCTTCGTTTCAATTACGCAGGAAGTTCAGATTTAGAAGAAATTACAACAAAGAAGAggaaattttcatcaaatgaaGGTTATACGAAGGTCGCAATTGTAAATCAGAAGACACAAGATAGAAAAATTCTCGACTCTTCGAAGTCTTCCGAACAGGTGGAAGAAAAATTGAATAACCGACAAAAGAAAACGAAAACTCCTTTTACCATAGACGCATTACTGGGACATTCGACCGAAAGCCCaagcaaaaaaagaaaacttgAACTTCCGCAGTCAATAAAAATCAAAGATGATTCATTCGACTCTGGTTTTGCATCGTCTGGAGAAAACGACGAATCAATTCTTGCATGTCCTGTTGCAAATGACAGTGGAATTTGTGTCAATGATTCACGAGAAAAATTTGGTCAAATTCATTCTATGACAACAGACTTACCTCAACCTAAAGTAAAAAATAATCGACAATTACCGCACCCAGAAAGCTATAGTGGTTTATATATTCCTGTCAACGATGTATATTATTTACATTCCGGATTACACCACTTTGTGCAGCAAAATTGGTTGTATCACAACCAACATGCAATATCGTATGCACCGATTGAGACTGCAGCTTTCGTTGGTCAAGGCAATACCTACTCAAATATGTGTTCACATTCACCGAAACACGGATctcaaaaaacagaaaagaCTAAACGAACGAGAACTACATTTACTCAAAAACAATTAGAATATTTGGAAAGCGAGTTTAACAATCAACAATACATGGTTGGAATTGAAAGACGAGCACTTGCCAAAAAGCTCAGACTCACAGATGCGCAAGTAAAAGTTTGGTTTCAAAATAGAAGAATCAGATATAGGAATGAAAAGAAGCGCGAACCCGAAGAAGAAACCAACAAACTGGACATTCTCAAACGAGAAGCGATCGGAAAATGCTAA
- the LOC120334127 gene encoding uncharacterized protein LOC120334127, giving the protein MISYRHPHQAVSNAQWTPFLRFNYAGSSDLEEITIKKRKFSSNEGSGFTKVAVVNKETQVTKLLDFSKFPEQVEEKINNRQRKTKSTLFAIDEILRHSTESPSKKRRLELPQSSKTKDDSFDSGFASSGENDESIISCPGANDSGICVNDSREKFGQIHSMITDFPQPKVRNIRQLPHPESYSGLYIPVNDAYYLHSGLHHFVQQNWMYHNQHAISYAPIETASFVGQGNTHSNMCSHSPKHRSQKTEKTKRTRTTFTQKQLERLEIEFSNHQYMVGIERRTLAKKLRLTDAQVKVWFQNRRIRYRNEKKREPEEETNKLDILKREAIGK; this is encoded by the coding sequence ATGATTTCTTACCGCCATCCTCACCAAGCTGTCTCCAATGCTCAATGGACGCCATTTCTTCGTTTTAATTATGCAGGAAGCTCGGATTTAGAAGAAATTACAATAAAGAAGAggaaattttcatcaaatgaaGGTTCGGGATTTACGAAAGTTGCAGTTGTAAATAAGGAGACACAAGTTACAAAACTTCTCGACTTTTCGAAGTTTCCCGAACAGGtggaagaaaaaataaataaccgACAAAGGAAAACGAAAAGTACTCTTTTCGCCATAGACGAAATACTGCGACATTCGACCGAAAGCCCAAGTAAAAAGAGAAGACTTGAACTTCCGCAGTCATCTAAAACCAAAGATGATTCATTCGACTCTGGTTTTGCATCGTCTGGAGAAAACGACGAATCGATTATTTCATGTCCTGGTGCAAATGACAGTGGAATTTGTGTCAATGATTCACGAGAAAAATTTGGTCAAATTCATTCTATGATAACAGACTTCCCTCAACCTAAAGTAAGAAATATTCGACAATTACCGCATCCAGAAAGCTATAGTGGTTTATATATTCCTGTCAATGATGCATATTATTTACATTCCGGATTACACCACTTTGTGCAGCAAAATTGGATGTATCACAACCAACATGCGATATCGTATGCTCCTATTGAGACTGCATCTTTCGTTGGTCAAGGCAATACTCACTCAAATATGTGTTCACATTCACCGAAACACCGATctcaaaaaacagaaaagaCTAAACGAACAAGAACTACATTTACTCAAAAACAATTGGAACGTTTGGAAATTGAATTCAGCAATCATCAATACATGGTTGGAATTGAAAGACGAACACTTGCTAAAAAACTCAGACTGACAGATGCGCAAGTGAAAGTTTGGTTTCAAAACAGAAGAATTAGGTATAGGAATGAGAAGAAGCGCGAACCCGAAGAAGAAACCAACAAACTGGACATTCTCAAACGCGAAGCAATCGGAAAATGA